From the genome of Candidatus Methylopumilus rimovensis, one region includes:
- the rplR gene encoding 50S ribosomal protein L18 produces the protein MYNTNPRLRRAKKTRAKIAELQVTRLSVHRTNTNIYAQIISAGENKVLASASSLESDVKKTLKNGGNIEAAAQIGKRIAEKAKKIGITNVAFDRSGYRYHGRVKALADAARENGLSF, from the coding sequence ATGTATAATACGAACCCCCGTTTACGTCGCGCCAAAAAGACAAGAGCAAAAATTGCTGAGCTTCAAGTGACAAGATTAAGTGTTCATAGAACGAACACAAACATCTATGCACAAATCATAAGTGCTGGCGAGAATAAAGTTTTAGCAAGCGCTTCATCTCTTGAATCTGACGTTAAAAAAACTTTAAAGAATGGCGGCAATATTGAGGCAGCAGCTCAAATTGGCAAACGCATTGCTGAGAAAGCAAAAAAAATCGGTATTACAAATGTGGCATTTGATAGATCAGGTTATCGCTATCACGGCAGAGTTAAAGCTTTAGCAGATGCTGCTAGAGAAAACGGCTTGTCTTTCTAA
- the rplF gene encoding 50S ribosomal protein L6: protein MSRIANAPVTIPPKVEVSISDLNISISGPMGKLNQFITPNVKLNNDGQAITFVAADESQQANAMAGTMRALVANMMKGVSEGFVRKLTLIGVGYKAQAQGANLNLDLGFSHPVNYKMPEGIKVETPSQTEIILKGSDKQLIGQVAAQIRAYRPPEPYKGKGVRYSDENVIIKETKKK, encoded by the coding sequence ATGTCACGTATAGCTAACGCACCCGTAACGATCCCTCCTAAAGTAGAGGTTTCAATTAGCGATTTGAATATTTCAATTAGCGGACCGATGGGAAAATTAAATCAGTTCATCACACCTAATGTTAAATTAAATAACGATGGCCAAGCAATTACATTTGTAGCAGCTGACGAGTCTCAGCAAGCAAATGCAATGGCTGGAACTATGCGAGCTCTCGTTGCAAACATGATGAAAGGTGTTTCCGAAGGATTCGTAAGAAAATTAACTTTAATTGGTGTTGGATATAAAGCTCAAGCGCAAGGTGCAAACCTTAATCTTGATTTAGGTTTTTCACATCCAGTGAATTACAAAATGCCTGAAGGCATTAAAGTTGAAACACCAAGTCAAACTGAAATTATTTTAAAAGGTTCTGATAAGCAATTAATAGGTCAGGTTGCTGCTCAAATTAGAGCATATCGACCACCAGAGCCATACAAAGGTAAAGGCGTTCGCTATTCAGATGAGAACGTTATTATCAAAGAAACTAAGAAAAAATAA
- the rpsH gene encoding 30S ribosomal protein S8 — translation MSMSDPVADMLTRIRNGQGTNKVSITMPASKLKKAIANVLKDEGYIENYAEHEVEGKPVLNIELKYYAGRPVIEKIERVSKPGLRVYKASESIPEVMNGLGVAIVSTSKGVMTDRKAKAAGIGGEVLCYVA, via the coding sequence ATGAGTATGAGCGATCCAGTTGCCGATATGCTAACCAGAATTAGGAATGGTCAAGGCACTAATAAAGTATCTATCACCATGCCTGCATCTAAACTAAAAAAAGCTATCGCAAATGTTTTAAAAGATGAAGGCTATATTGAGAATTATGCTGAACACGAAGTTGAAGGCAAGCCAGTATTAAATATTGAATTGAAATATTATGCCGGCAGACCTGTTATTGAAAAAATTGAAAGAGTAAGTAAACCAGGTTTACGTGTTTACAAGGCAAGTGAGAGTATTCCAGAAGTAATGAATGGTCTTGGTGTTGCAATCGTGTCGACATCTAAGGGAGTTATGACAGATAGAAAAGCAAAAGCTGCGGGTATTGGCGGCGAAGTGCTTTGCTATGTGGCTTAA
- the rpsN gene encoding 30S ribosomal protein S14: MAKMCMTERELKRRNMVEKFKAKRAALNEIISDINASSEQKQEARQKLQSLPRNSSPVRLRNRCSLTGRPRGVYSKFGIGRSKLRDLMMRGEVPGVIKASW, encoded by the coding sequence ATGGCTAAAATGTGCATGACAGAACGCGAATTAAAACGACGCAATATGGTTGAGAAATTTAAAGCCAAGCGCGCTGCTTTAAATGAAATTATTTCTGATATCAACGCATCTTCAGAACAAAAACAAGAAGCGAGACAGAAATTACAAAGTTTACCCCGCAATTCAAGTCCAGTTAGATTAAGAAATCGTTGTTCTCTAACAGGTCGTCCAAGAGGCGTCTACAGCAAGTTCGGGATTGGTCGAAGTAAATTAAGAGATTTAATGATGCGAGGCGAAGTGCCTGGCGTGATTAAAGCAAGTTGGTAA